The Terriglobus sp. TAA 43 sequence GTTAAGAGTTTCTGTTCACCCTCAACTCCGTCATAGCAAAGAGTCACCTGGTATCCCGCCTCACGGAGGGCACGATTCACAAGCGCGGCAATCCGTGTGTCGTCTTCAATTACGAGAATATGCATAGCATTTCACCGCCGGGGCTACTCGGCGCAGTCAAGTCTTCTCCGATGTCAATACAGCAACAAAGCCTCTCGCCCCACAACCTCGCGGGGTTCGACAACGGACAAGGATCGGCCGATGGACGTCTTAGAGTGAACGTACCTGCTTAAACCTTAAGAAGACCTGAAGCCCTTACCAAATCGGTAGCAGATTGAGAGTACAGGAGAGTTTTCACATTCTTGTTACAACAGGGTTTCATAGGGGCGGAAGTGCCTCTCCAGAAACAGAATGAACAAAATCAGGTGATCGCTCAGAAACAGCTGCGGGACGCAGCAAGACCCTCGACCGTCCCGTCAGGGTCGATCCGCATGCCATGCGCCTCGGGCTGGCATCAACATGGCTGTCATGATTTGGCACGATCAGCCGCAGGCTGCTTCGAAATCTTCCCGGAGCAGTCTGCGGCGATATGAGAAGCAACGCGCGTAGCGAAATCAGAACTGCGGATCAAAATTGAAGTAGATCGGGTTCGACAAGCCAACCATGTTCCCACTCAAAGCCATTGATTTGGGCACCTGTGGATAGGGTGTGGGCGCGCCTTCCACCTCGACCCGATAGTAGGTACGACCGATCAGTGTGGGCGTGTCTTGAAACTCTACATTCGGCACAGAGCCGGTAGTCTGCAGTGTCTTAAAGGGATTGCCGTTCTTGATGACATGGACGGTATACGTGGAGTCTGCAACGTTGTTCCCGACAAGCTGAACACGCACTGTCACTGGCTTACCAGTTGCCTTCACGTTATCACCCATCATCATGTCCATCTTGCCATCACCGTCTGTATCGGCATATAGCTCCACACGCGGCGCATTTGGATTCGCACTTACCGCTACGCGACCGTTTGTTAGCGCATCGATTACGCCCTGCGGAGTCCGCGACACCGCGTAGACCCATGTCGTTGGCGTGCCAACATAATTCGCCTCAGCCTGATAGCTGTTCTTGGTCGCCTTGTCTGGCGAGTCAGGCCGCCCATGATGCGCATCGCTGCCTCCGCGGCCGGTCAGCTTCCTGCCCGAAGAGAGCATGTCATCCCAGATCATGATTGCGTTAGCGTTCTTAGACCACAGTGCAGAATTCCAAACCTCAATGGAATCCACCATGTCGTACGAATACCCAAAGTGATCTTTGCCGCTGGGATGATTTGCTGAGAGATGAACGCCCAGCTCTTTTTTGATGGAGCCCACGACGATGTCGCGTTGGTCGCGCACATCGTAAAACCGCTGATGGTCATACGGCTTTGCCGAGAACACATTGCCGTGTCCGCGCGTCGTCGTCCACTCCGCGGCATACAGCAGAACCACTGAATCCGAATGGAAATCGGGATCAGTCCAGGTATTGTGCGCGACATCTCCCAAAACATGATTGTCGTGATCTGTGATGGCGAGGAAGTCCATACCAATCGACTTCGAATAGTCGATAATCCGCGCAACTGAATTGTTGCTCGATTCCTTGCTATGGCTGGAATGAACGTGAAGGTCGCCCTTCATCCACATGCCCTTATCCAGGCTCGCAACGGGTGGCAACAAGTTCAGTTCGACGGGAGCCCATGGGCTGACATGGGGTGTCTGAGCCTGTGTCCACTTGGTACAACCCAACATCAAGATCGCAAACAATATTCTGGAGAGACGCATAAAGCTTCCTTTTCGTCAGCACAATCGCAAAATGCCATGAGAAGCAGGCGATCGAAGGCTGGAGTGAAGGAAGTATGGTTCGGGCTTGAAAGTCGCGCTAGGTGTAAATTGAGTCGTCTTAGGTGGA is a genomic window containing:
- a CDS encoding CehA/McbA family metallohydrolase, yielding MRLSRILFAILMLGCTKWTQAQTPHVSPWAPVELNLLPPVASLDKGMWMKGDLHVHSSHSKESSNNSVARIIDYSKSIGMDFLAITDHDNHVLGDVAHNTWTDPDFHSDSVVLLYAAEWTTTRGHGNVFSAKPYDHQRFYDVRDQRDIVVGSIKKELGVHLSANHPSGKDHFGYSYDMVDSIEVWNSALWSKNANAIMIWDDMLSSGRKLTGRGGSDAHHGRPDSPDKATKNSYQAEANYVGTPTTWVYAVSRTPQGVIDALTNGRVAVSANPNAPRVELYADTDGDGKMDMMMGDNVKATGKPVTVRVQLVGNNVADSTYTVHVIKNGNPFKTLQTTGSVPNVEFQDTPTLIGRTYYRVEVEGAPTPYPQVPKSMALSGNMVGLSNPIYFNFDPQF